The nucleotide window CTCCGAGCGTGCGGTCCTGGGCCTGCACGCGCTGCGGGTGGCCTGGCCGCCGATCCTCACCATCGCCGGGCTGCAGCTCGGCTACCTGCTGGGCGGCGCCGTCTTCACCGAGGAGGTCTTCGGCTGGCCGGGGCTCGGCCGCCAGCTCGTCAGCTCGGTCATCGCGCGCGACGTGCAGGTGGTCCAGGGCGCCGCGCTCTTCATCGCGCTGTCGTTCGTGATCGTGAACCTGGCGGTCGATCTGCTGAACCTCTACCTCGATCCGCGCTCGCGGCCGGCCTGACGTGGCCACCACCACCGCGCTCGCGGTCAATCCGGTGCAGGCCCGCGCCCGCCGCGGCCCGACCGCGCTCGTCGGCTTCCTGCGCGCGTTCGCGCGCGACCGGCAGGCCCTGGTCGGCGTGGTCATCATCGCGATCGCGGGCGGGGCCGCGCTGGCCGCCCCGCTCATCAGCCCGTGGGATCCGCTGACGTCCGGGGCCACGGAGCGGCTCGCGCCGATCGGCACCGCCGGCCACCTGCTCGGCACCGACGAGCAGGGCCGCGACATCCTGAGCCGGCTCATCTGGGGCGGCCGCGCCTCCCTGCTGGTCGGCATCCTGCCCACGGTGACCGCGGCGGTCGTGGCGCTCGGGCTCGGACTGCTCGCCGGCTACGCCGGCGGCCTGCTCGATCACGTGATCATGCGCGTGCTCGACGTGTTCTTCGCGTTCCCCCTCGTGCTGCTCGCCATCGCGATCGTGGGCGTGATCGGACCCGGCATGCAGAACCAGATGTTCGCGCTCGCGGTGGTCCTGGTGCCCTACAGCACGCGCGTGGTCCGCACCGCCACCCTGTCGGTGAAGCCACTCGAGTTCGTGGAGGGCGCCCGCGCCCTCGGAGCCGGCCGCGGCCGGCTGATCGGCCGGCACCTGCTGCCCAACGTGCTGCCGCCGCTGCTCGTCTACACCAGCACCCTGGTCGGCATGATGAT belongs to Candidatus Methylomirabilota bacterium and includes:
- a CDS encoding ABC transporter permease; this translates as MATTTALAVNPVQARARRGPTALVGFLRAFARDRQALVGVVIIAIAGGAALAAPLISPWDPLTSGATERLAPIGTAGHLLGTDEQGRDILSRLIWGGRASLLVGILPTVTAAVVALGLGLLAGYAGGLLDHVIMRVLDVFFAFPLVLLAIAIVGVIGPGMQNQMFALAVVLVPYSTRVVRTATLSVKPLEFVEGARALGAGRGRLIGRHLLPNVLPPLLVYTSTLVGMMIVASAGLSFLGLGVQPPTPDWGVMVGNGRLVLYRAAHVATIPGIVIVVVALAFNFVGDGLREALDPRARR